A genomic stretch from Juglans microcarpa x Juglans regia isolate MS1-56 chromosome 3S, Jm3101_v1.0, whole genome shotgun sequence includes:
- the LOC121258286 gene encoding uncharacterized protein LOC121258286 isoform X2, with amino-acid sequence MANKASVSDQQKQVQENIHSQIKSFCMSMDEILLPNNKKIDEAFELPPQSAAAPRRSGLSFAVGKDDQPNYHAVIPETRPSKQAEVSERLKDLIGYRLDIKPSQILHEEAGQGLFLDGEADVGAVIAFYPGVIYFPAYYRYIPGYPKVDARNPYLITRYDGSVINAQPWGFGGEGREVWNGLSMAEFKPDMQGVEKGSERVWKLLSTPLEGTRAGIKGDVLERRNPLAFAHFANHPAKGMVPNVMICPYDFPLTEKNMRPYIPNILFGNAEEVKMKRFGSFWFKFGGSGNGGSDVAVLKTLVLVATRALCDEELLLNYRLSNSKRRPAWYTPVDEEEDRRRWS; translated from the exons ATGGCAAATAAAGCCTCCGTTTCTGATCAACAGAAGCAAGTCCAAGAAAACATCCACTcacaaatcaaaagtttttgcaTGTCTATGGATGAAATTCTTCTCcctaataataaaaagatagatGAGGCATTCGAATTGCCTCCACAATCAGCTGCTGCTCCTCGTCGTAGTGGCCTTAGTTTTGCTGTTGGCAAGGATGACCAGCCTAATTACCATGCTG TTATACCAGAAACAAGGCCATCAAAACAAGCTGAGGTCTCTGAAAGACTAAAGGACCTCATTGGTTACCGACTTGATATCAAGCCATCTCAAATACTCCACGAAGAAGCTGGGCAAGGCTTATTTTTAGATGGTGAAGCCGATGTGGGTGCAGTCATAGCTTTTTACCCCGGCGTAATATACTTCCCGGCTTACTACCGTTACATTCCTGGATACCCAAAAGTTGATGCGCGAAACCCATATCTGATCACTCGGTATGATGGAAGTGTGATCAACGCCCAACCTTGGGGTTTTGGTGGTGAAGGCCGTGAAGTTTGGAATGGCCTAAGCATGGCAGAATTTAAGCCAGATATGCAAGGTGTTGAGAAGGGTTCAGAGCGTGTCTGGAAATTGCTCAGTACTCCTTTGGAAGGCACACGAGCAGGTATCAAGGGTGATGTATTGGAGCGGAGAAACCCATTGGCTTTTGCTCATTTTGCTAACCACCCAGCAAAAGGCATGGTCCCCAATGTCATGATTTGCCCTTATGATTTCCCTTTAACTGAGAAGAACATGAGGCCTTATATTCCAAATATATTGTTTGGAAATGCTGAAGAAGTAAAGATGAAAAGATTTGGCAGCTTTTGGTTCAAATTCGGGGGTTCAGGAAATGGTGGGTCAGATGTTGCTGTTCTGAAGACACTGGTTCTGGTGGCTACTAGGGCACTTTGTGATGAAGAACTGCTCTTAAACTACAGGTTGAGCAACTCTAAGCGACGGCCAGCCTGGTATACTCCTGTGGATGAAGAGGAAGATCGAAGGAGATGGAGCTAA
- the LOC121258286 gene encoding uncharacterized protein LOC121258286 isoform X1, whose product MAILFHKFQQAVKSLAKNPMFAKDPRQLQFEADINRLFLYTSYNRLGRNAEEVDAEEIIDMANKASVSDQQKQVQENIHSQIKSFCMSMDEILLPNNKKIDEAFELPPQSAAAPRRSGLSFAVGKDDQPNYHAVIPETRPSKQAEVSERLKDLIGYRLDIKPSQILHEEAGQGLFLDGEADVGAVIAFYPGVIYFPAYYRYIPGYPKVDARNPYLITRYDGSVINAQPWGFGGEGREVWNGLSMAEFKPDMQGVEKGSERVWKLLSTPLEGTRAGIKGDVLERRNPLAFAHFANHPAKGMVPNVMICPYDFPLTEKNMRPYIPNILFGNAEEVKMKRFGSFWFKFGGSGNGGSDVAVLKTLVLVATRALCDEELLLNYRLSNSKRRPAWYTPVDEEEDRRRWS is encoded by the exons GCAGTGAAAAGTCTTGCAAAAAATCCCATGTTTGCTAAGGATCCTAGACAACTACAATTCGAAGCAGACATAAATCGGCTGTTTCTTTATACCAG CTACAATCGTTTGGGAAGGAATGCTGAAGAGGTGGATGCAGAGGAAATTATTGATATGGCAAATAAAGCCTCCGTTTCTGATCAACAGAAGCAAGTCCAAGAAAACATCCACTcacaaatcaaaagtttttgcaTGTCTATGGATGAAATTCTTCTCcctaataataaaaagatagatGAGGCATTCGAATTGCCTCCACAATCAGCTGCTGCTCCTCGTCGTAGTGGCCTTAGTTTTGCTGTTGGCAAGGATGACCAGCCTAATTACCATGCTG TTATACCAGAAACAAGGCCATCAAAACAAGCTGAGGTCTCTGAAAGACTAAAGGACCTCATTGGTTACCGACTTGATATCAAGCCATCTCAAATACTCCACGAAGAAGCTGGGCAAGGCTTATTTTTAGATGGTGAAGCCGATGTGGGTGCAGTCATAGCTTTTTACCCCGGCGTAATATACTTCCCGGCTTACTACCGTTACATTCCTGGATACCCAAAAGTTGATGCGCGAAACCCATATCTGATCACTCGGTATGATGGAAGTGTGATCAACGCCCAACCTTGGGGTTTTGGTGGTGAAGGCCGTGAAGTTTGGAATGGCCTAAGCATGGCAGAATTTAAGCCAGATATGCAAGGTGTTGAGAAGGGTTCAGAGCGTGTCTGGAAATTGCTCAGTACTCCTTTGGAAGGCACACGAGCAGGTATCAAGGGTGATGTATTGGAGCGGAGAAACCCATTGGCTTTTGCTCATTTTGCTAACCACCCAGCAAAAGGCATGGTCCCCAATGTCATGATTTGCCCTTATGATTTCCCTTTAACTGAGAAGAACATGAGGCCTTATATTCCAAATATATTGTTTGGAAATGCTGAAGAAGTAAAGATGAAAAGATTTGGCAGCTTTTGGTTCAAATTCGGGGGTTCAGGAAATGGTGGGTCAGATGTTGCTGTTCTGAAGACACTGGTTCTGGTGGCTACTAGGGCACTTTGTGATGAAGAACTGCTCTTAAACTACAGGTTGAGCAACTCTAAGCGACGGCCAGCCTGGTATACTCCTGTGGATGAAGAGGAAGATCGAAGGAGATGGAGCTAA
- the LOC121258482 gene encoding cytochrome P450 86B1-like codes for MITLFKLITIFTYMHASSLIFPQNHPNTMINPGNLMTFSSSSSDELAPRNLMSRRLFFLQHIQILEIFLASFVFVAIHSLRQKKVHGLPVWPVLGMLPSLISGLRSTNMFDWLTDILCRQNGTFKFKCSLFSSLNSVVTADPRNLEYLLKSKFPNFPKGPYFRDTVHDLLGIGIFSADDETWQRQRKTASIEFHSAKFRQLTTESLLELVHSRLLPVLENSIQQSLPIDLQDILLRLTFDNVCMIAFGVDPGCLSPGLPEIPFARAFEDATEATFQRFVTPTCIWKAMRYFKLAAEKTLETSIKAVDKFAEDVIQTRRKELSLQSSDEDKMKQRSDLLTVFMGLKDEQGQPFSDKFLRDICVNFILAGRDTSSVALSWFFWLLDKNPAVEECILAETCRILAEREELKRGDQWESNSLIFRPEEIKKMDYLQAALSEALRLYPSVPVDHKEVVEDDVFPDGTVLKRGTKVIYAIYAMGRMESIWGTDCKEYKPERWLRDGKFMSESAYKFTAFNGGPRLCLGKDFAYYQMKFAAASVIFRYHVKVVKDHPVEPKLALTMYMKHGLKVTLYRRDHELELQKYLKINK; via the exons ATGATCACCCTGTTCAAACTTATAACTATATTCACATACATGCATGCTAGCTCTCTGATATTCCCACAAAATCATCCCAACACCATGATCAATCCTGGCAACCTCATgaccttctcctcctcctcctctgacGAACTTGCGCCTAGAAACTTGATGTCCAGGCGGCTTTTTTTCTTGCAACATATCCAAATCCTTGAGATTTTCCTTGCTAGTTTTGTGTTTGTGGCCATTCATTCTCTAAGACAAAAGAAGGTTCATGGTCTGCCCGTTTGGCCAGTCCTCGGAATGTTGCCTTCCTTGATATCCGGCCTGAGATCAACCAATATGTTCGACTGGCTGACCGATATTCTTTGCCGTCAAAATGggacttttaaatttaaatgttCTTTGTTTAGTAGCCTCAATAGTGTCGTGACCGCGGACCCTCGAAACTTGGAGTATCTTCTCAAGTCCAAGTTCCCCAATTTCCCTAAAGGACCATATTTCCGAGACACTGTTCATGATCTTCTTGGCATAGGGATATTTAGTGCAGACGACGAGACTTGGCAACGGCAAAGGAAGACGGCAAGCATTGAGTTCCATTCGGCTAAGTTCCGGCAATTGACCACCGAGTCATTGCTTGAACTTGTGCATTCCAGGCTCTTACCAGTGTTAGAGAACTCAATTCAGCAGTCCTTACCCATTGATCTCCAAGACATCTTACTGCGTTTAACTTTTGATAATGTATGCATGATAGCATTCGGGGTTGATCCAGGGTGTTTAAGCCCTGGTTTACCGGAAATACCATTTGCCAGAGCGTTTGAGGACGCGACGGAAGCCACGTTCCAACGATTTGTCACGCCCACATGCATATGGAAGGCCATGAGGTATTTCAAGTTGGCTGCGGAGAAAACGCTTGAGACATCAATAAAAGCAGTAGATAAGTTTGCCGAGGATGTAATTCAGACAAGAAGGAAGGAGCTCTCTCTGCAATCCTCCGACGAAGACAAGATGAAGCAAAGATCAGACCTCTTGACAGTGTTCATGGGGCTGAAAGATGAGCAAGGACAGCCTTTCTCGGACAAGTTTTTAAGGGATATTTGTGTCAACTTTATACTTGCTGGGAGGGACACTTCCTCGGTGGCATTGAGCTGGTTTTTCTGGCTTCTTGACAAGAATCCGGCGGTGGAGGAGTGTATTCTTGCAGAAACATGCCGGATTTTGGCGGAAAGAGAGGAGTTGAAAAGGGGAGATCAGTGGGAAAgtaattcattaatatttagGCCGGAGGAGATAAAGAAAATGGATTATTTGCAGGCTGCTCTATCTGAGGCACTCAGGTTGTATCCTTCAGTGCCAGTGGATCACAAGgag gttGTTGAAGATGATGTATTTCCAGATGGGACAGTGCTAAAAAGAGGAACAAAAGTGATCTATGCAATTTATGCAATGGGGAGAATGGAGAGCATATGGGGAACGGATTGCAAGGAGTATAAGCCGGAGAGATGGTTGAGAGATGGCAAATTCATGAGCGAGTCGGCGTACAAGTTCACCGCCTTCAATGGCGGCCCTCGCCTTTGCTTGGGAAAAGATTTTGCTTACTATCAAATGAAATTCGCCGCCGCGTCAGTCATTTTTCGCTACCATGTCAAGGTGGTAAAAGATCATCCTGTGGAACCAAAGCTGGCACTTACTATGTATATGAAGCATGGATTGAAGGTGACTCTTTATAGGCGTGATCATGAGTTGGAGCTTCAAAAGTACCTGAAGATCAATAAATAA